The Lentzea guizhouensis genome contains a region encoding:
- a CDS encoding DUF6292 family protein: MSSESPTTETDIQEAHKPYIERVIWALNDAGIPTPDHEVHRDDPRSAYIQLGETDPNTGREIGLVWHEESGWYRGIDQAGSGELNLIRWMHDLLPTPGEVAAWVRAMETDATKHGGIERPRFRDFDDTDDGFEAELAEAGAE, from the coding sequence ATGAGCAGCGAATCCCCTACCACCGAGACCGACATCCAGGAGGCCCACAAGCCCTACATCGAGAGAGTCATCTGGGCGCTCAACGACGCTGGCATTCCGACCCCGGACCACGAGGTCCACCGCGACGACCCGCGCTCGGCGTACATCCAACTCGGCGAGACCGATCCCAACACCGGTCGCGAGATCGGCTTGGTCTGGCACGAGGAGTCGGGTTGGTACCGCGGCATCGACCAGGCCGGGTCGGGTGAGCTCAACCTGATCCGGTGGATGCACGACCTCCTGCCCACGCCCGGCGAGGTCGCCGCCTGGGTTCGTGCGATGGAGACCGACGCGACCAAGCACGGCGGCATCGAGCGACCGCGGTTCCGGGACTTCGACGACACCGACGACGGCTTCGAGGCCGAGCTTGCAGAGGCTGGCGCCGAGTGA
- a CDS encoding DUF397 domain-containing protein, giving the protein MTPWSPEGAVWRKSSRSANGSDNDCVETDGKNAFRDSKNPSGGVLVFSREAYRSFIDALNKQ; this is encoded by the coding sequence ATGACCCCATGGAGCCCGGAGGGAGCGGTCTGGCGGAAGTCGTCGAGATCCGCAAATGGCAGTGACAATGACTGCGTGGAAACCGACGGGAAGAACGCATTCCGTGATTCGAAAAACCCGAGTGGTGGCGTTCTGGTGTTCAGTCGTGAGGCATACCGCAGCTTCATCGACGCACTGAACAAGCAGTAG
- a CDS encoding exodeoxyribonuclease III, with translation MVGVRVATWNVNSVKQRVPRLLPWLDQRRPDVVCLQETKLADEAFTALLGEELDKRGYEVALFGETQWNGVAILSRVGLEDVTVGVANAPGFPHQEARAVAATCGGVRVHSLYVPNGREPESDHYKYKLEWLNALKDVLEAGPEDALVCGDINIAPADADVFDPQAYAGHTHVTEPERAALRAIQALGFHDVVRDRWPDERVFSYWDYRAGMFHRDLGMRIDLILASDSVAPRAKAAWVDRHARKGTGPSDHAPVIVDLDEAPDGDIGPVVPPPSAPGAKKKVKLPQAK, from the coding sequence GTGGTGGGCGTGCGAGTGGCGACGTGGAACGTGAACTCCGTCAAGCAGCGCGTGCCGAGGCTGTTGCCGTGGCTGGACCAGCGGCGGCCGGACGTGGTGTGCCTGCAGGAGACCAAGCTGGCCGACGAGGCCTTCACCGCCCTGCTCGGCGAGGAGCTGGACAAGCGCGGGTATGAGGTCGCGTTGTTCGGTGAGACGCAGTGGAATGGTGTCGCCATCCTGTCGCGGGTCGGGCTTGAGGACGTCACGGTCGGTGTGGCCAACGCGCCGGGGTTTCCGCATCAGGAGGCACGGGCCGTGGCGGCGACGTGTGGTGGTGTGCGGGTGCACTCGCTGTACGTGCCAAACGGGCGTGAGCCGGAGTCGGACCATTACAAGTACAAGCTGGAGTGGCTCAACGCGTTGAAGGACGTGCTTGAGGCCGGGCCCGAGGACGCGCTTGTCTGCGGTGACATCAACATCGCTCCCGCGGACGCCGACGTGTTCGACCCGCAGGCGTATGCCGGGCACACGCACGTGACGGAGCCGGAACGCGCTGCGCTGCGGGCGATCCAGGCGCTCGGGTTCCACGACGTGGTGCGCGACCGGTGGCCGGACGAGCGGGTGTTCAGCTACTGGGACTACCGGGCCGGGATGTTCCACCGGGACCTGGGCATGCGGATCGACCTGATCCTGGCCAGCGACAGCGTGGCGCCGCGGGCGAAGGCGGCGTGGGTCGACCGGCACGCGCGCAAGGGCACCGGGCCGAGTGACCACGCGCCGGTCATCGTGGACCTCGACGAGGCGCCGGACGGGGACATCGGGCCCGTCGTACCGCCGCCGTCGGCGCCGGGTGCGAAGAAGAAGGTCAAGCTCCCCCAGGCGAAGTAG
- a CDS encoding response regulator, translated as MERGLVLVVEDEPAIAELVALYLRRDGFGVHLESSGDAALAAVRSLAPVAVVLDVGLPGMSGIEVCRALRAAGDWTPVLFVTARDDEVDRLLGLELGADDYVTKPFSPRELALRVRTVLRRATPAATAQEALRMGDVRLDVGQRRAWAGSAEVSLTSTEFGLLAHLMRHPRQVFSRERLLSAVWGYASVAGTRTVDVHIAQLRAKFGASSPIRTVRGVGYSADAS; from the coding sequence GTGGAACGTGGCCTGGTGCTCGTCGTGGAGGACGAACCGGCGATCGCCGAGCTCGTCGCGCTGTACCTGCGGCGCGACGGGTTCGGCGTGCACCTGGAGTCCTCGGGGGACGCGGCGCTGGCCGCGGTCCGCTCGCTCGCGCCGGTCGCGGTCGTGCTGGACGTCGGCCTGCCGGGGATGAGCGGCATCGAGGTCTGCCGCGCGCTGCGGGCGGCCGGTGACTGGACGCCGGTGCTGTTCGTGACCGCCCGCGACGACGAGGTCGACCGGCTGCTCGGCCTGGAACTGGGCGCCGACGACTACGTCACGAAGCCGTTCAGCCCGCGCGAGCTCGCGCTGCGGGTGCGGACGGTGCTGCGCAGGGCCACCCCCGCCGCCACCGCCCAGGAGGCGCTGCGGATGGGTGACGTGCGGCTGGACGTCGGGCAACGCCGCGCGTGGGCCGGCTCCGCCGAGGTCTCGCTGACCTCGACGGAGTTCGGCCTGCTCGCCCACCTGATGAGGCACCCGCGCCAGGTGTTCTCGCGGGAGCGGCTGCTGAGCGCGGTGTGGGGCTACGCGTCGGTGGCCGGCACCAGGACCGTGGACGTGCACATCGCCCAGCTGCGCGCGAAGTTCGGTGCGTCGAGTCCTATTCGGACGGTGCGCGGCGTCGGTTACTCGGCGGACGCGTCATGA
- a CDS encoding DUF6011 domain-containing protein: MTVTQTTTKCICGRTLRAAKSVARGYGPRCFAKIQQAAKVVDLAAYKANQVAKAQELIELRAIVRTAPTAFAAVSSDGTATYATDVAAHTCTCKAGERGIRCYHLAAAQILAAA; this comes from the coding sequence ATGACCGTCACGCAGACCACCACCAAGTGCATCTGCGGCCGCACGCTCCGCGCGGCGAAGTCGGTCGCCCGCGGCTACGGCCCCCGATGCTTCGCCAAGATCCAGCAGGCCGCCAAGGTCGTCGACCTCGCCGCCTACAAGGCGAACCAGGTCGCCAAGGCGCAGGAGCTGATCGAGCTGCGCGCCATCGTCCGCACGGCCCCGACCGCCTTCGCCGCCGTGTCCTCCGACGGCACCGCCACCTACGCGACCGACGTCGCCGCCCACACCTGCACCTGCAAGGCGGGGGAGCGCGGCATCCGCTGCTACCACCTCGCCGCCGCGCAGATCCTCGCCGCTGCCTGA
- a CDS encoding helix-turn-helix domain-containing protein — MSDEREQSPIDYKSQLADFLRATREKLRLSTDEVAHAMGVKEPTVRTWERGRSLPALPTIRALFDLYKVPANDRPELEQLYRDARVRQPKRPWGKVIPEPVRRLYRFESAASLIRSFHTTLVYGPAQTREMADLILTTPGRSAKEREQLVDARLARLDFLRRQRAPRLVLLILESVLYIDHGAPDVLKGQLLHLVRLAEENGVEVRIVPFKAAKRAYQKVATPFVLVTTPGQRTIVHMDNQHEGIFVDDPDRVADYETCFKSLEEAALPLDASLRLLSKVASEL; from the coding sequence ATGAGCGACGAGCGGGAGCAAAGCCCGATCGACTACAAGTCCCAGCTCGCCGACTTCCTGCGGGCGACCCGCGAGAAGCTCAGGCTCTCGACGGACGAGGTCGCCCACGCCATGGGCGTCAAGGAGCCGACGGTCCGCACGTGGGAGCGCGGACGTTCGCTTCCGGCGCTACCGACCATCCGGGCTCTGTTCGACCTGTACAAGGTCCCGGCGAACGATCGGCCGGAGCTGGAGCAGCTCTACCGGGACGCGCGAGTTCGCCAGCCCAAGCGGCCGTGGGGCAAGGTCATCCCAGAGCCGGTCCGCAGGCTCTATCGGTTCGAGAGCGCAGCCAGCTTGATCAGGAGCTTCCACACGACCCTGGTGTACGGGCCGGCGCAGACCCGCGAGATGGCTGATCTCATCCTGACCACTCCTGGTCGTTCCGCCAAAGAACGCGAGCAGCTGGTGGACGCGAGGCTGGCTCGACTGGACTTCCTGCGCAGGCAGCGAGCGCCGCGGCTGGTGCTGCTGATCCTCGAAAGCGTCCTGTACATCGATCACGGTGCGCCGGACGTCCTGAAGGGGCAGCTGCTGCACCTCGTTCGACTCGCCGAGGAAAATGGCGTGGAGGTACGCATCGTGCCGTTCAAGGCTGCGAAGCGCGCCTACCAGAAGGTCGCGACGCCCTTCGTGCTCGTGACCACTCCAGGGCAGAGAACGATCGTGCACATGGACAATCAGCACGAGGGGATCTTCGTGGACGACCCCGATCGTGTTGCCGACTACGAGACCTGCTTCAAGTCTCTTGAGGAGGCGGCGTTGCCGCTGGACGCCAGCCTCCGGCTCCTGTCTAAGGTTGCGTCGGAACTGTGA
- a CDS encoding GNAT family N-acetyltransferase yields the protein MRLTLRDFTPADEPEVLRLFADCDDWFQAATGHPSGPGDVQGLFYALPEGAAFEQKHLLVAEAEGMIGFVDLVVDHPEPGHASIGFFLVPKDLRRWGIGSEMVRALRERFPAVTRVQVGLSDFKPGIEFLRTMGFVLNGQRAVLELAPRSDGR from the coding sequence GTGCGTTTGACCCTCCGCGACTTCACCCCGGCGGACGAGCCCGAGGTACTGCGGCTGTTCGCCGACTGCGACGACTGGTTCCAGGCCGCCACCGGTCATCCGTCCGGGCCGGGTGATGTGCAGGGGCTGTTCTACGCGTTGCCGGAGGGGGCGGCGTTCGAGCAGAAGCACCTGCTGGTCGCGGAGGCCGAGGGGATGATCGGGTTCGTGGACCTGGTCGTGGACCACCCGGAGCCGGGGCACGCGAGCATCGGGTTCTTCCTGGTGCCGAAGGACCTGCGGCGGTGGGGCATCGGCAGCGAGATGGTGCGGGCGTTGCGGGAGCGGTTTCCGGCGGTCACGCGGGTGCAGGTCGGGCTCAGCGACTTCAAGCCCGGCATCGAGTTCCTCCGGACGATGGGCTTCGTGCTGAACGGTCAGCGCGCGGTGCTGGAGCTCGCGCCGAGGTCCGACGGCCGGTAG
- a CDS encoding glycosyltransferase family 2 protein, producing the protein MADLLMIVPTRGRPHNIAALLEAWSETTVGDTELLIALDDDDPALSEYLTIKPEMEWPPAPVHPPRWISQSRLRLAGTLNALAVAEAQGGRHKAIGFMGDDHRPRTRGWDAAFSTALADLGTGVVYGNDLIQGAALPTAVAMTADVIAALGYMVPPGLVHLYLDNAWLSIGEGIGRIRYLPEVVIEHMHPLAGKAPQDDGYREVNSEQQYLADRKSYEDWVNGGLDQDLAKLRALLAPAARS; encoded by the coding sequence ATGGCTGACTTGCTCATGATCGTCCCGACCCGCGGGCGACCCCACAACATCGCCGCGCTGCTCGAAGCGTGGAGCGAAACGACCGTCGGCGACACCGAGCTCCTGATCGCGCTCGATGACGACGACCCCGCGCTCAGCGAGTACCTCACGATCAAGCCGGAGATGGAGTGGCCGCCGGCGCCTGTGCACCCGCCGCGGTGGATCTCCCAGTCGCGGCTGCGGCTCGCGGGCACCCTCAACGCACTCGCGGTCGCAGAGGCGCAGGGTGGTCGGCACAAGGCGATCGGGTTCATGGGCGACGACCACCGTCCGCGCACCCGCGGCTGGGACGCGGCGTTCAGCACCGCGCTCGCCGACCTCGGCACCGGTGTGGTGTACGGCAACGACCTCATCCAGGGCGCCGCGCTGCCGACAGCCGTCGCGATGACCGCCGACGTCATCGCCGCCCTCGGTTACATGGTGCCGCCCGGCTTGGTGCACCTGTACCTCGACAACGCGTGGCTCAGCATCGGCGAAGGCATCGGCCGCATCCGGTACCTGCCCGAGGTCGTGATCGAGCACATGCACCCGCTCGCCGGGAAGGCGCCGCAAGACGACGGCTACCGCGAGGTCAACTCCGAGCAGCAGTACCTCGCGGACCGGAAATCCTACGAGGACTGGGTGAACGGAGGCCTCGATCAGGACCTTGCGAAGCTGCGGGCCCTGCTCGCGCCGGCGGCCAGGTCGTGA
- a CDS encoding NUDIX domain-containing protein: MGAVSLVADLAVFAPVDDELCVLLVKRKYRPYKGWWALPGGEAEANERSRDAAVRELKEETGVHLTEVRRVDAFDEPERDPRGRFVSIAYTARLNDAPKPTAGDDAAEARWRPVSSLLHDDVAFDHRQIIGAALQVWGLDWEHVGTSTSARK; the protein is encoded by the coding sequence ATGGGTGCCGTGTCGTTGGTCGCCGATCTGGCGGTGTTCGCGCCGGTCGATGACGAGTTGTGCGTCTTGCTGGTGAAGCGCAAGTACCGGCCGTACAAGGGCTGGTGGGCGCTGCCTGGCGGCGAGGCCGAGGCGAACGAGAGAAGCCGCGATGCCGCCGTTCGCGAGCTGAAGGAGGAAACCGGCGTGCACCTGACGGAGGTGCGCCGGGTCGACGCCTTCGACGAGCCGGAGCGTGACCCGCGGGGCCGCTTCGTGTCGATCGCCTACACCGCGCGGCTGAACGACGCGCCCAAGCCAACGGCGGGCGACGACGCGGCCGAAGCCCGCTGGCGCCCGGTCAGCTCGCTGCTTCACGACGACGTCGCGTTCGACCACCGGCAGATCATCGGGGCCGCCTTACAGGTCTGGGGCCTCGACTGGGAGCACGTCGGAACCAGCACTTCGGCTCGAAAATGA
- a CDS encoding DUF6221 family protein — protein MTLSDLVELVLAAIEETEHCALAVQEGRRQWRVGEVGFEGYAVVDSKGGRVLRSDQLGVDHHIARNDPATTLRRCAADRKLLARGGPFCDCDERRQPTNPTTGLPIPHHYDCSAYEAAAVLAESYGIDTDIQI, from the coding sequence GTGACGCTGTCCGATCTTGTCGAACTGGTGCTGGCGGCGATCGAAGAGACTGAGCACTGCGCCCTCGCTGTGCAGGAAGGCCGCAGACAGTGGCGGGTGGGCGAGGTTGGCTTCGAGGGCTACGCAGTTGTGGATAGCAAGGGCGGGCGCGTTCTACGTTCCGATCAGCTGGGCGTCGACCACCACATCGCCCGCAACGACCCCGCCACCACTCTCCGCCGCTGCGCAGCTGACCGAAAGCTGCTCGCCCGCGGAGGCCCCTTCTGCGACTGCGATGAGCGTCGACAGCCGACCAACCCGACCACTGGTCTCCCCATCCCCCACCACTACGACTGCTCCGCCTATGAAGCGGCAGCCGTGCTCGCCGAGAGCTACGGCATCGACACCGACATCCAGATCTAG
- a CDS encoding oxygenase MpaB family protein, whose translation MPRLANLRRITELDPVADHEEILRISAGLEFPWDYQKALEFALFRTYCVPTISGLLERTGEFERRPQKRYDDTAVLMTELVEHGYDSPRGREALRVVNRQHGRYDISNDDMRYVLATFIYDPIDWVNQYGWRPLSRNEQLAAFHFYRAVGARMGIRDIPADFGEYRAFKDAYEQQHFVFADSNRRIGQYTLDLFCSWYPSVARPVVTRAVIALLDPPMIRAFGFTAAPPWLSTLGRLALRARAAVVRRLPVRRTLKLTNARNRTYPGYPNGYRPSDLGASSSTAR comes from the coding sequence ATGCCGCGCCTCGCGAACCTCCGCCGCATCACCGAGCTCGACCCGGTCGCCGACCACGAGGAGATCCTGCGCATCTCCGCCGGCCTGGAGTTCCCGTGGGACTACCAGAAGGCGTTGGAGTTCGCGCTGTTCCGCACGTACTGCGTCCCGACGATCTCCGGCCTGCTGGAGCGCACCGGCGAGTTCGAACGCCGCCCGCAGAAGCGCTATGACGACACCGCCGTGCTGATGACCGAACTCGTTGAACACGGCTACGACTCCCCGCGCGGCCGTGAGGCGCTACGGGTCGTCAACCGCCAGCACGGTCGCTATGACATCTCCAACGACGACATGCGGTACGTGCTCGCCACGTTCATCTACGACCCGATCGACTGGGTCAACCAGTACGGCTGGCGTCCTCTCTCGCGCAACGAACAGCTCGCCGCGTTCCACTTCTACCGTGCGGTCGGCGCGCGCATGGGCATCCGTGACATCCCCGCGGACTTCGGCGAGTACCGCGCCTTCAAGGACGCCTACGAGCAGCAGCACTTCGTGTTCGCGGACTCGAACCGCCGCATCGGCCAGTACACCCTCGACCTGTTCTGCTCGTGGTACCCGTCCGTGGCACGCCCGGTCGTCACACGGGCCGTGATCGCCCTGCTCGACCCTCCGATGATCCGCGCGTTCGGCTTCACCGCCGCACCGCCGTGGCTGAGCACGCTCGGCCGTCTCGCCTTGCGCGCCCGTGCGGCCGTGGTGCGCCGTCTGCCCGTGCGCCGAACGTTGAAACTGACCAACGCCCGCAACCGCACCTACCCCGGCTACCCGAACGGCTACCGGCCGTCGGACCTCGGCGCGAGCTCCAGCACCGCGCGCTGA
- a CDS encoding HAMP domain-containing sensor histidine kinase — translation MSLATRIALLCLGVAFVAVLVAGFVSTRLVLNTSREVSREILANQADVVAGQVSNNRIEQVLEGQGIAIVKVSAAGEISGQDRAAVRAARAVHAEDVLSGQRVSKMSGRLLVEARPSGDAGFALVQETETGGNARALIRNILFALAVGLIVACVAGLALGTLLARPLRRVAGVAHSMSGGRRDLRVPVSGPSELAEVSKSVNNLADALQRSESRQRDFLLSVSHELRTPLTAVTGFAESLADGVVSGEQVAPVGTVILSEARRLDRLVSDLLDLARLGADDFRLDLAAVELAPVARSAAEVWHARCNAAGVLFSLDVKGSPVVRADARRLRQVIDGLLENALRVTPPGRPVVLAVSSVLEVRDGGPGLAPEDYAVAFDRGVLHARYQQTRPVGTGVGLALVHGLVTRMGGTIKAGPAPEGGAAFTVTLPVTSPAAATSPGATSPGATSPGGA, via the coding sequence ATGAGCCTCGCCACCCGGATCGCGTTGCTGTGCCTGGGAGTCGCGTTCGTCGCGGTCCTCGTCGCCGGGTTCGTGTCCACCCGGCTGGTGCTCAACACCTCGCGCGAGGTGAGCCGCGAGATCCTCGCGAACCAGGCCGACGTGGTCGCCGGGCAGGTGTCGAACAACCGGATCGAGCAGGTGCTGGAGGGGCAGGGCATCGCGATCGTCAAGGTCTCCGCCGCCGGTGAGATCTCCGGGCAGGACCGAGCTGCCGTGCGAGCCGCACGCGCCGTGCACGCCGAGGACGTGTTGTCCGGTCAGCGGGTCTCAAAAATGAGCGGGCGGCTGCTGGTGGAGGCGCGGCCGTCGGGTGATGCCGGTTTCGCGCTGGTGCAGGAGACCGAGACGGGCGGCAACGCGCGTGCGTTGATCCGCAACATCCTGTTCGCGCTGGCCGTCGGGCTCATCGTGGCGTGCGTGGCCGGGTTGGCGCTGGGCACGTTGCTGGCGCGGCCGTTGCGCCGGGTCGCCGGGGTCGCGCACTCGATGAGCGGCGGCAGGCGCGACCTGCGCGTGCCGGTGTCCGGGCCCTCCGAGCTGGCCGAGGTGTCGAAGTCGGTGAACAACCTCGCGGACGCGTTGCAGCGCAGCGAGTCCCGCCAGCGCGACTTCCTGCTGTCGGTCTCGCACGAGCTGCGCACGCCGTTGACCGCGGTGACCGGGTTCGCCGAGTCGCTGGCCGACGGCGTGGTGTCCGGCGAGCAGGTGGCGCCGGTCGGCACGGTGATCCTGTCCGAGGCCCGCCGCCTGGACCGCCTGGTATCGGACCTGCTCGACCTGGCCCGCCTGGGCGCCGACGACTTCCGCCTCGACCTCGCCGCCGTCGAACTGGCCCCCGTCGCCCGCTCGGCCGCCGAGGTGTGGCACGCCCGCTGCAACGCCGCCGGGGTGCTGTTCTCGTTGGACGTCAAGGGTTCTCCCGTGGTGCGCGCCGACGCCCGGCGGTTGCGCCAGGTGATCGACGGCCTGCTGGAGAACGCCCTGCGCGTCACCCCGCCGGGCCGCCCGGTCGTGCTGGCGGTGTCGTCCGTGCTGGAGGTGCGCGACGGCGGTCCCGGCCTGGCGCCGGAGGACTACGCCGTGGCGTTCGACCGCGGCGTGCTGCACGCCCGTTACCAGCAGACCCGCCCGGTCGGCACCGGTGTGGGCCTGGCGCTGGTGCACGGCCTGGTGACGCGGATGGGCGGCACGATCAAGGCGGGCCCCGCGCCGGAGGGAGGCGCCGCGTTCACCGTGACGCTGCCCGTCACTTCGCCTGCTGCTGCTACCTCGCCTGGTGCTACTTCGCCTGGTGCTACTTCGCCTGGGGGAGCTTGA
- a CDS encoding NAD-dependent epimerase/dehydratase family protein, whose translation MRVLITGHKGFVGRHFWRVLAEQGHDLTGIDIAVPWSQGPVWNALEFRADVRDFFRRNEDHFDLVIHLAAVVGGRATIEGAPLKVAVDLAIDAELFQWALRTRPGRIVYYSSSAAYPVGLQEKTKLVSTETSGGRLVELENTYRLREDDLAFDWIGSPDLTYGWAKLTGEMLAQHAESEGLRVHVFRPFSGYGEDQDLSYPFPAFIQRAVQRDDPFEVWGSGLQVRDWIHIDDVVAATLAAVEQDVPGPTNLCTGRPTSFLDLARLVMHGAGYSAAVQVLPDAPTGVHYRVGDPTKLHSFYRPRIELEEGIRRALTRAGAAAA comes from the coding sequence GTGCGAGTCCTGATCACCGGCCACAAGGGGTTCGTCGGCCGTCATTTCTGGCGCGTTCTCGCCGAGCAGGGCCATGACCTGACCGGCATCGACATCGCAGTTCCGTGGAGTCAGGGACCCGTGTGGAATGCGCTTGAGTTCAGGGCGGACGTGCGGGACTTCTTCCGCCGGAACGAGGACCACTTCGACCTCGTCATCCACCTGGCCGCCGTGGTCGGTGGCCGCGCGACGATCGAGGGCGCCCCGCTCAAGGTCGCCGTGGACCTTGCGATCGACGCCGAGCTGTTCCAGTGGGCACTTCGCACCCGGCCCGGTCGGATCGTCTACTACTCCAGCTCGGCCGCATACCCGGTCGGGTTGCAGGAGAAGACGAAGCTCGTCAGCACGGAGACCAGCGGCGGACGGTTGGTTGAGCTGGAGAACACCTACCGGCTGCGTGAGGACGACCTCGCGTTCGACTGGATCGGCTCGCCCGACCTCACCTACGGTTGGGCGAAGCTGACCGGGGAGATGCTGGCTCAGCACGCCGAATCCGAAGGCCTCCGCGTGCACGTGTTCCGGCCCTTCAGCGGCTACGGCGAGGACCAGGACCTCTCGTACCCGTTCCCCGCGTTCATCCAGCGCGCGGTGCAGCGCGACGACCCGTTCGAGGTGTGGGGCAGCGGCCTTCAGGTGCGCGACTGGATCCACATCGACGACGTCGTGGCGGCGACGCTGGCCGCGGTTGAGCAGGACGTGCCGGGCCCGACCAACCTGTGCACCGGGCGGCCGACCAGCTTCCTCGATCTGGCGCGGCTCGTCATGCACGGCGCTGGCTACAGCGCGGCCGTCCAGGTACTGCCGGACGCGCCGACCGGCGTGCACTACCGCGTCGGCGACCCGACCAAGCTGCACAGCTTCTACCGGCCGCGCATCGAACTTGAGGAGGGCATCCGCCGCGCGCTCACCCGCGCGGGCGCGGCGGCTGCCTGA
- a CDS encoding site-specific integrase yields the protein MAGLEQVPQHHVVPHDVVLPDTQRRIAEALSPNTERAYRRVAADFDAWCRSNDRAPLPCSPATLADYVAHLCDEGKAPKSIQQAIAAISTLHRRAGHPKGTPDSQAALLVLRGHKKALAAAGKGNKQAPPITVSVLQKMVARTPADTLAGKRDRLVLVLGMALAGRRSELAALDIDDVQPDGDGGIDILIRASKTDQDAVGEVVNVPAGANPDTNAVQLLHDYLAALAERGVTSGRLLRAVSKLDKLFRYERLSGAAINEIVRRAAVRTQLPNAAQYTAHSLRAGFATQAALDGVPLGHWARHGRWNPTSPVPHGYVRAAEKKTHNPLKKMGL from the coding sequence ATGGCTGGACTCGAACAGGTGCCGCAGCACCACGTCGTTCCGCATGACGTGGTGCTGCCCGACACCCAGCGCCGGATCGCCGAGGCGCTGTCACCCAACACCGAGCGCGCGTACCGGCGAGTAGCCGCCGACTTCGACGCGTGGTGTCGAAGTAACGACCGGGCGCCGCTGCCCTGCTCCCCCGCCACGCTCGCCGACTACGTCGCGCACCTGTGCGACGAAGGCAAGGCGCCCAAGTCGATCCAGCAGGCCATCGCGGCGATCAGCACGCTGCACCGCCGCGCCGGCCACCCGAAGGGCACACCGGATAGCCAGGCCGCGCTGCTCGTCCTCCGCGGCCACAAGAAGGCGCTGGCCGCCGCGGGGAAGGGAAACAAACAGGCACCGCCGATCACCGTGTCCGTGTTGCAGAAGATGGTGGCCCGCACCCCGGCCGACACCCTCGCGGGCAAACGAGACCGACTCGTTCTCGTGCTCGGCATGGCCCTCGCGGGCCGCCGCTCCGAGCTCGCCGCGCTCGACATCGACGACGTCCAGCCGGACGGCGACGGCGGCATCGACATCCTGATCCGCGCCTCGAAGACCGACCAGGACGCCGTCGGCGAGGTCGTCAACGTGCCAGCCGGCGCGAACCCAGACACCAACGCCGTGCAACTCCTGCACGACTACCTCGCAGCACTGGCGGAGCGGGGCGTCACATCCGGACGCCTGCTGCGCGCGGTCTCGAAGCTCGACAAGCTGTTCCGGTACGAGCGGCTGTCGGGCGCCGCGATCAACGAGATCGTGCGCCGCGCCGCCGTGCGCACCCAACTGCCGAACGCCGCCCAGTACACCGCGCACAGCCTCCGAGCTGGCTTCGCCACCCAGGCGGCGCTCGACGGTGTGCCGCTCGGTCACTGGGCGCGGCACGGTCGCTGGAACCCGACCTCGCCCGTGCCGCACGGCTACGTGCGAGCAGCAGAGAAGAAGACGCATAACCCGCTCAAGAAGATGGGACTGTGA
- a CDS encoding methyltransferase domain-containing protein yields the protein MTAWRLFEEGTIPAWTTAEWYAGRDRAPHVDEAVHRDRLDIAARMVRHAARELGLSTVADLGCGDGGLLWLLDQVRPPLDAWGYDLQQSNVGPAVAERGVDVRYGDVVHGEVEWAEIAVATEMLEHLVDPHALVRRIAEHSRVLVASSPHTERPGNAYEFHTWAFDLEGYHDLLEQSGFEVVAHETTDMFQVITGVRR from the coding sequence GTGACCGCGTGGCGGTTGTTCGAGGAGGGCACGATCCCGGCCTGGACCACCGCCGAGTGGTACGCCGGCCGCGACCGCGCTCCTCACGTCGACGAGGCCGTACACCGCGATCGGCTCGACATCGCGGCCAGGATGGTGCGACACGCGGCCCGTGAGCTCGGCCTGTCGACTGTCGCCGACCTCGGCTGCGGTGACGGCGGGCTGCTGTGGTTGCTCGACCAGGTTCGGCCGCCGCTGGACGCCTGGGGCTACGACTTGCAGCAGTCCAACGTCGGGCCCGCGGTGGCCGAGCGCGGAGTGGACGTCCGGTACGGCGACGTCGTGCACGGCGAGGTCGAGTGGGCGGAGATCGCGGTGGCGACCGAGATGCTGGAGCACCTCGTTGACCCGCACGCGCTCGTGCGCCGGATCGCCGAGCACTCGCGGGTGCTCGTCGCGTCGTCGCCGCACACCGAACGGCCCGGCAACGCCTACGAGTTTCACACCTGGGCGTTCGACCTGGAGGGCTATCACGACCTGCTAGAGCAGAGCGGGTTCGAAGTCGTCGCGCATGAGACGACGGACATGTTCCAGGTGATCACGGGGGTGCGGCGGTGA